Proteins encoded together in one Ptiloglossa arizonensis isolate GNS036 chromosome 9, iyPtiAriz1_principal, whole genome shotgun sequence window:
- the Pdhb gene encoding pyruvate dehydrogenase E1 beta subunit: protein MFSSALRITARRSFSTSKWTAAQQMTVRDALNSALDEEMERDEKVFLLGEEVALYDGAYKVSRGLWKKYGDKRVIDTPITEAGFAGIAVGAAMAGLRPVCEFMTFNFSMQAIDQIINSAAKTFYMSAGRVNVPVVFRGPNGAAAGVAAQHSQCFGAWYSHCPGLKVVSPYTSEDAKGLLKAAIRDPDPVVVLENEILYGVQYPMSDEALSKEFILPIGKAKIERVGKHVTLVAHSKAVEQALEAANELAGKGIEAEVINLRSLRPLDIDAIIQSVTKTNHILTVEQGWPQCGIGAEISARISESEAFYHLDAPVVRITGVDTPMPYTKSLEIAALPQMSDIVNAVNKVLGLVQ from the exons ATGTTTTCG TCTGCCTTAAGAATAACCGCGCGACGTTCGTTCTCGACGTCAAAATGGACTGCCGCACAGCAG ATGACGGTAAGAGATGCATTGAATTCGGCTCTGGACGAAGAAATGGAAAGGGACGAAAAGGTGTTTTTGCTCGGGGAGGAAGTGGCATTGTACGATGGAGCTTATAAAGTTTCTAGAGGCCTCTGGAAAAAGTATGGGGACAAACGTGTGATCGATACTCCTATTACGGAAGCAGGATTTGCTGGTATCGCTGTTGGAGCTGCCATG GCTGGTTTACGTCCGGTCTGCGAATTCATGACGTTCAATTTTTCTATGCAAGCGATCGATCAGATAATTAATTCTGCAGCCAAGACATTTTACATGTCTGCCGGTAGAGTAAACGTACCGGTTGTCTTTCGTGGACCAAATGGAGCAGCAGCAGGTGTAGCGGCGCAACATTCTCAATGCTTTGGTGCATGGTACAGCCACTGCCCTGGTTTGAAAGTAGTTTCGCCTTACACTAGCGAAGACGCAAAAGGCTTATTAAAAGCTGCTATTCGGGATCCGGATCCTGTCGTTgtattagaaaatgaaattttatacggTGTTCAATATCCAATGTCTGACGAGGCATTGTCGAAAGAGTTCATACTGCCTATTGGTAAAGCGAAAATTGAACGCGTTGGCAAACATGTTACATTGGTGGCACATTCCAAGGCTGTTGAGCAAGCTCTCGAGGCAGCGAATGAACTCGCCGGAAAGGGAATAGAAGCAGAAGTAATAAATCTTAGATCTTTGAGACCATTAGACATAGATGCCATTATACAGTCGGTAACGAAAACGAATCATATTTTAACCGTGGAACAAGGTTGGCCGCAGTGCGGTATTGGAGCAGAAATTAGTGCTAGAATTTCTGAAA GCGAAGCATTCTACCACCTTGACGCTCCGGTAGTTCGTATTACTGGAGTCGATACTCCTATGCCTTATACCAAATCACTAGAAATTGCAGCCTTGCCGCAAATGAGCGATATAGTAAACGCCGTAAACAAAGTACTCGGCTTGGTACAGTAA